In Bradyrhizobium guangdongense, the sequence TTCATGCGCGAGGGCACGCCCAGCGGATTGAGCACGATGTCGGCGTGCGTGCCGTCCTCGAGGAACGGCATGTCCTCGATCGGCACGATCTTCGACACCACGCCCTTGTTGCCGTGACGGCCGGCCATCTTGTCGCCGGGCTGGATCTTGCGCTTCACCGCGACGAAGACCTTGACCATCTTCATCACGCCGGGCGGAAGCTCGTCACCACGCTGGAGCTTCTCGACCTTGTCGAGGAAGCGCTGCTCGAGCCCCTTCTTCGACTCGTCGTACTGCTTCCGCATGGCCTCGATCTCGGCCATCAGCTTGTCGTTGGGCGAAGCGAACAGCCACCACTGCGACTTCGGGTACTCCTCGAGCACCGCACGGGTGATCTTGGTGTCCTTCTTGAAGCCCTTGGGACCTGCAATGCCCTGCCGCCCCTCGAGGAGCTCGGCAAGACGGTTGTAGACGTTGCGGTCCAGGATCGCCTGTTCGTCGTCTCGGTCCTTGGCCAGACGCTCGATCTCTTCCCGCTCGATCGCCAGCGCACGCTCGTCCTTGTCGACGCCGTGGCGGTTGAACACGCGGACTTCCACGATCGTGCCCTGCACGCCCGGGGGAACGCGCAGCGAGGTGTCGCGAACGTCGGAGGCCTTCTCGCCGAAGATGGCGCGCAGAAGCTTCTCTTCCGGCGTCATCGGGCTTTCGCCCTTCGGCGTGATCTTGCCGACCAGGATGTCGCCGGCCCGCACTTCAGCGCCGATGTAGACGATACCGGCTTCGTCGAGGTTCTTCAGCGCTTCTTCCGAAACGTTCGGGATGTCGCGGGTGATTTCCTCAGGGCCGAGCTTGGTGTCGCGGGCCATCACCTCGAACTCCTCGATGTGGATCGAGGTGAAGACGTCCTCCTTCACGATCCGCTCGGAGAGCAGGATCGAGTCTTCGAAGTTGTAGCCGTTCCACGGCATGAACGCGACGAGCACGTTGCGGCCGAGCGCGAGCTCGCCGAGATCGGTCGACGGACCGTCGGCGATGATGTCGCCCTTCTTGACGATGTCGCCGACCTTCACCAGCGGACGCTGGTTGATGCAGGTCGACTGGTTGGAGCGCTGGTACTTCATCAACCGATAGATATCGACGCCCGACTTGGTCGGATCGAGATCTTCGGTGGCGCGGATGACGACGCGGGTCGCGTCGATCTGGTCGATCACGCCCGAACGGCGTGCCGCGATCGCAGCACCCGAGTCACGCGCAACTACACCTTCCATGCCGGTGCCGACGAACGGCGCTTCGGCGCGAACCAGCGGCACCGCCTGGCGCTGCATGTTCGAGCCCATCAGCGCGCGGTTGGCGTCGTCGTTCTCGAGGAACGGGATCAGGGCTGCGGCGACCGAAACGAGCTGCTTCGGCGATACGTCCATGTAGTCGACCTTGTCGGGCGTCAGCGGCACGACGTCGCGGGTGCCGCTGGCGCGGCAGACCACGAGGTCTTCGGTGAAGCGGCCCTTGGCGTCGACAGGCACGTTGGCCTGCGCGACCGAGTAGCGGCCCTCTTCCATCGCCGAGAGGTACACGACCTCGTCGGTAACGCGACCGTCCTTGACCTTGCGATACGGCGTCTCGACGAAGCCGTACTTGTTCACCCGCGCGAAGGTGGCGAGCGAGTTGATCAGGCCGATGTTCGGACCTTCCGGCGTCTCGATCGGGCAGATGCGGCCGTAATGCGTCGGATGCACGTCGCGCACTTCGAAGCCGGCGCGCTCGCGGGTCAGACCGCCCGGTCCAAGTGCCGAGAGACGGCGCTTGTGGGTGATCTCCGACAGAGGATTGGTCTGGTCCATGAACTGCGAGAGCTGCGAGGAGCCGAAGAACTCGCGCACGGCAGCCGCCGCCGGCTTGGCGTTGATCAGGTCCTGCGGCATGACCGTGTCGATGTCGACCGAGGACATGCGCTCCTTGATCGCGCGCTCCATGCGCAGGAGGCCGATGCGGTATTGGTTCTCCATGAGCTCGCCGACCGAGCGCACGCGGCGGTTGCCGAGATGGTCGATGTCGTCGATCTCGCCCTTGCCGTCGCGCAGATCCACCAGCGTCTTGATGACGCAAAGGATGTCTTCCTTGCGCAGCGTACGCTGGGTGTCGGGCGCATCGAGGTCGAGGCGCATGTTCATCTTGACGCGGCCGACCGCGGAGAGGTCGTAACGCTCGGCATCGAAGAACAGCGACTGGAACATCGCCTGCGCCGAATCCAGCGTCGGCGGCTCGCCCGGACGCATCACGCGGTAGATGTCGAACAGCGCGTCCTCACGCGTCATGTTCTTGTCGGCCGCGAGCGTGTTGCGGATATAGGCGCCGACATTGACGTGGTCGATGTCGAGCAGCGGCAGTTCCTTGTAACCGTGCTCGTTGAGCACCTTGAGCGACTTGTCGGTGATTTCCTCACCGGCTTCGGCGTGGATCTCACCGGTCTTCGGGTTGACGAGGTCCTCGGCGAGGTAGTTGCCGACGAGCTCCTCGTCCGACAGGCGCAGCGCCTTGAGCCCCTTCTCCTGGAGCTGGCGGGCGGCACGGACGGTGAGCTTCTTGCCGGCCTCGAGCACCACCTTGCCGGTGTCGGCATCGATCAGGTCGTTGATGGTCGAGTAGCCGCGGAAGCGGTTGGCGTCGAACGGAACGCGCCAGCCTTCCTTGGTCCGCTTGTAGAGGATCTTCTTGTAGAACGTGGACAGGATCGCCTCGCCGTCGAGGCCGAGGGCGAACATCAGCGACGTCACCGGAATCTTGCGGCGACGGTCGATACGCGCATAGACGATGTCCTTGGCGTCGAACTCGATGTCGAGCCAGGAGCCGCGATACGGGATCACGCGGGCGGCGAACAGCAGCTTGCCCGAGGAATGGGTCTTGCCCTTGTCGTGGTCGAAGAACACGCCCGGCGAACGGTGCATCTGCGAGACGATGACGCGCTCGGTGCCGTTTACGATGAAGGTGCCGTTCATCGTCATGAGCGGGATGTCGCCCATGTAGACGTCCTGCTCCTTGATGTCCTTGACCGACTTCGCGCCGGTTTCCTCGTCGATATCGAACACGATGAGGCGCAGCGTCACCTTGAGCGGGGCCGCGAAGGTCATGCCGCGCTGACGGCACTCGTCGACGTCGTATTTCGGCTGCTCGAACTCGTAGCGGACGAATTCCAGCATCGAGGTGCCCGAGAAGTCGGAGATCGGGAACACGGACCGGAACACAGCCTGCAGGCCCTCGTCGAGGCGCCCGCCCTGGGGTTCGTCGACCATCAGGAACTGGTCATAGGACGCCTTCTGAACCTCGATGAGGTTCGGCATCTCGGCAACTTCCTTGATGTGTCCGAAGAACTTGCGAACGCGTTTGCGACCGGTGAATGTCTGCTGCGCCATCGTGGCCTCTCATTTTCGTCGCCCGCTCCGGGCGAACCGTCCGGAACGCGGCTGCCACCGCTCCCCGGGTTGAATTTGTCGAACCCGCTTTGGGGGCCGGAGACTCAGTTTCAGGCGGGAATGTCCTGAATCTGTTCTTCAGACCTTCAAAACGCAAAACGACGCGCGGGGCGCTGGTGCGCGCCCGCCCGTCTCAACGATCGTCTTCACGGACTGCAAAAGCCCGAAATAGCCTGCTCTCCCAACGGCTTACAGGGAAATCCGACGCCCTGCCCACCGCGCTTTCGTGCTGCCGACCCGATATGGGGCGACAATAGTGCAGATTCGAGGGACAAACCCTCAAATCCCCACACATTTTCGTGTTTGGCCTGCGTCGGGACGATCCGTCGCACGCCTTTTGCATCCGGCCCACCCTTCTGAGGGCGAACCAAGGTCCCGGGCCTCGACCCGGGACCTTGCCCGTAAGCGTTGCTTACTTGAGCTCGACCTTCGCGCCAGCCTTCTCGAGCTGGGCCTTGATCTTGTCGGCTTCGTCCTTGTTCACGCCTTCCTTCAGCGGCTTCGGAGCACCCTCGACGAGGTCCTTTGCTTCCTTCAGGCCGAGACCGGTGATGGCGCGGACTTCCTTGATGACCTCGATCTTCTTGTCGCCGGCGCTGGCGAGAACGACCGTGAACTCGGTCTTCTCTTCCGCCGGAGCGGCAGCGGCGCCACCACCAGCCGGGCCGGCCACGGCGACAGCCGCGGCAGCCGAAACGCCCCACTTCTCTTCGAGGAGCTTCGCGAGTTCGGCAGCCTCGAGCACAGTGAGGCTCGAGAGGTCGTCAACGATCTTCTGCAAGTCAGCCATTGTTCAGTTTCCTTGAGTGTAAGTCTGGTTCGGGTTTGAGTTTTGCGAAGGGCGTCAGGCCGCTTCGCCCTTTGAGGCATGAGCCTGGATGACGCGCGCGAGCTTGCCCGCGGGCGCGTTGGCGAGCTGAGCAAGCTTGGTCGCCGGGGCCACGATGAGGCCGACGATCTTGCCGCGCAGTTCGTCAAGCGACGGCAGCGAGGCAAGCGCCTTCACGCCGTCGACATTCAGGACGGTCTTTCCCATCGAGCCGCCGATGATGACGAACTTTTCGTTCGCCTTGGCGAATTCGATGGCGACCTTCGGCGCCGCTACCGGATCGTTCGAAGTGGCGATCACGGTCGGTCCCTTCAGCATGGGGCCGATGGCAACGACGTCAGTGCCTTCAAGAGCAATTTTGGCGAGACGGTTCTTCGAGACCTTCACCGAGGCACCCGCCTGCTTCATCTGCTGGCGCAGCTTCTGCATCTGGGCGACGGTGAGGCCGGAATATTGAGCAACGATCGCGACGCTCGTGGTCTTGAAGACCCCATTGAGCTGTTCGACCGCGTCTTTTTTTGCCGCTCGTTCCACAGCAAGCTCTTTCCGGTTGGCGGTCAACGCGAAAGCGGGACCGCCGGGTTGCACCCATCGTCCCGCCTAAACCTGAACCTCAGGGCCAAAACCCATCGGACACGCCGGGCAAGACGACAATTCAAAGCCTGCCCTCCGGGAGCCCCTAAGAGCCCACGGCGTGTCGAGGTCCGAACCAAACTCCTTCCGCGGCTACCCCTAAGGTAGGCGCGAAGTGAAATCCGGTCTTCACCCGTCTATGCAGGCCGTGCGATTAAGCCGTTGAGAAATCGGAATTTCCCGCGAGCGCCTGCAGTCTTGGACAGGACAAGGCCAGTCGGCGAACCGCCCGACCTCTGCCCGCATCCCACCGGCCGATGGATTTTCTCTCCTTTTTGGGCAAATCCTTGCGGACGTCCTGAAAAGGAATGATCTCCTGCGTGTCGGGTTTTCGGAATGCGTGCACGGACGCGCCAGCCAGGGCCGGCACGTCCGGAGGCGGTTCTTTAACCGCTCTCTGCCTGATTGCCAAGAGCAAAATTCACACCAGTTCCAATCCGTTGCCGGTCGGGCCTAATACGGCCCGACAAGGGCCGATTCAGACCGATTTGACCTGGTGAGGCAGCGGCCTGCCCTCGAAGAACGCGGTCAGGTTGGCCAGCACGCAGTTCTGCATGGCGACATGCGATTCGAGGGTGTGGCCGCCGATATGGGGGGCGAACACCACATTCGGCAGCGCCGTGAGGGCGTCGGGGGCGTGCGGTTCCTTCTCGAACACGTCGAGGCCGGCGCCGGCAATGGTCTTGTCGGCCAAGGCGGTGACAAGGGCCTTCTGGTCGATGACCGAGCCGCGCGAGATGTTGACGACATAGCCGTCCGCGCCGAGGCGCCTCAGGATATCGGCATTGACGACGTGCTGGGTCTCGGCCCCTGCCCGCACTGCGATCATCAGCACGCTGCACCAATCGGCAAGTGCTTCCAGCGACGGGAAATATTGATAAGGCAGATCGTATCGGGTGCGGCTGAAATAGCCGACCTCGCTCTCGAAGGCGGCGCAGCGAGCAGCGATCTTGCGGCCGATCTCGCCCATCCCGTAGACGCCGATAGGGCGGCCAGGCATGCCGGTCTGCGGCCGCATCA encodes:
- the rpoB gene encoding DNA-directed RNA polymerase subunit beta, yielding MAQQTFTGRKRVRKFFGHIKEVAEMPNLIEVQKASYDQFLMVDEPQGGRLDEGLQAVFRSVFPISDFSGTSMLEFVRYEFEQPKYDVDECRQRGMTFAAPLKVTLRLIVFDIDEETGAKSVKDIKEQDVYMGDIPLMTMNGTFIVNGTERVIVSQMHRSPGVFFDHDKGKTHSSGKLLFAARVIPYRGSWLDIEFDAKDIVYARIDRRRKIPVTSLMFALGLDGEAILSTFYKKILYKRTKEGWRVPFDANRFRGYSTINDLIDADTGKVVLEAGKKLTVRAARQLQEKGLKALRLSDEELVGNYLAEDLVNPKTGEIHAEAGEEITDKSLKVLNEHGYKELPLLDIDHVNVGAYIRNTLAADKNMTREDALFDIYRVMRPGEPPTLDSAQAMFQSLFFDAERYDLSAVGRVKMNMRLDLDAPDTQRTLRKEDILCVIKTLVDLRDGKGEIDDIDHLGNRRVRSVGELMENQYRIGLLRMERAIKERMSSVDIDTVMPQDLINAKPAAAAVREFFGSSQLSQFMDQTNPLSEITHKRRLSALGPGGLTRERAGFEVRDVHPTHYGRICPIETPEGPNIGLINSLATFARVNKYGFVETPYRKVKDGRVTDEVVYLSAMEEGRYSVAQANVPVDAKGRFTEDLVVCRASGTRDVVPLTPDKVDYMDVSPKQLVSVAAALIPFLENDDANRALMGSNMQRQAVPLVRAEAPFVGTGMEGVVARDSGAAIAARRSGVIDQIDATRVVIRATEDLDPTKSGVDIYRLMKYQRSNQSTCINQRPLVKVGDIVKKGDIIADGPSTDLGELALGRNVLVAFMPWNGYNFEDSILLSERIVKEDVFTSIHIEEFEVMARDTKLGPEEITRDIPNVSEEALKNLDEAGIVYIGAEVRAGDILVGKITPKGESPMTPEEKLLRAIFGEKASDVRDTSLRVPPGVQGTIVEVRVFNRHGVDKDERALAIEREEIERLAKDRDDEQAILDRNVYNRLAELLEGRQGIAGPKGFKKDTKITRAVLEEYPKSQWWLFASPNDKLMAEIEAMRKQYDESKKGLEQRFLDKVEKLQRGDELPPGVMKMVKVFVAVKRKIQPGDKMAGRHGNKGVVSKIVPIEDMPFLEDGTHADIVLNPLGVPSRMNVGQILETHLGWACAGLGKRIGQTVDAYLSKQDIKPLKETLKKVYGEDETIKTLNDNELLELGHNLSRGVPIATPVFDGAKETDIEEMLKLAGLDASGQSTVYDGRTGDAFDRKVTVGYIYMLKLHHLVDDKIHARSIGPYSLVTQQPLGGKAQFGGQRFGEMEVWALEAYGAAYTLQEMLTVKSDDVAGRTKVYEAIVRGDDTFEAGIPESFNVLVKEMRSLGLNVDLHNSKMGPAPTSEAAE
- the rplL gene encoding 50S ribosomal protein L7/L12 is translated as MADLQKIVDDLSSLTVLEAAELAKLLEEKWGVSAAAAVAVAGPAGGGAAAAPAEEKTEFTVVLASAGDKKIEVIKEVRAITGLGLKEAKDLVEGAPKPLKEGVNKDEADKIKAQLEKAGAKVELK
- the rplJ gene encoding 50S ribosomal protein L10 — encoded protein: MERAAKKDAVEQLNGVFKTTSVAIVAQYSGLTVAQMQKLRQQMKQAGASVKVSKNRLAKIALEGTDVVAIGPMLKGPTVIATSNDPVAAPKVAIEFAKANEKFVIIGGSMGKTVLNVDGVKALASLPSLDELRGKIVGLIVAPATKLAQLANAPAGKLARVIQAHASKGEAA
- a CDS encoding 2-hydroxyacid dehydrogenase yields the protein MADKVLIYSRFPKTMMARFAERFELLDTGGKPAGEVFSANELGGIRALLTAGGSPLGAEAMDLMPKLGAIVCYGTGYDGVDLKAAASRNIAVGHSPGANAASVADIAMTLMLATTRRILVADQYVRSGDWAASKPSPMMRPQTGMPGRPIGVYGMGEIGRKIAARCAAFESEVGYFSRTRYDLPYQYFPSLEALADWCSVLMIAVRAGAETQHVVNADILRRLGADGYVVNISRGSVIDQKALVTALADKTIAGAGLDVFEKEPHAPDALTALPNVVFAPHIGGHTLESHVAMQNCVLANLTAFFEGRPLPHQVKSV